One stretch of Phocoena phocoena chromosome 10, mPhoPho1.1, whole genome shotgun sequence DNA includes these proteins:
- the SS18L2 gene encoding SS18-like protein 2, giving the protein MSVAFVPDWLRGKAEVNQETIQRLLEENDQLIRCIVEYQNKGRANECVQYQHVLHRNLIYLATIADANPTSASKAME; this is encoded by the exons ATGTCGGTGGCCTTCGTGCCGGACTGGCTGAGAGGCAAGGCGGAAGTCAATCAGGAGACGATCCAGCGG CTCCTGGAGGAGAATGATCAGTTGATCCGCTGTATTGTGGAATATCAGAACAAAGGACGGGCGAATGAATGCGTCCA GTACCAGCATGTGTTACACAGAAATCTCATTTATTTGGCCACCATCGCAGACGCCAACCCAACCAGTGCTTCAAAAGCAATGGAATAA